In the genome of Candidatus Moraniibacteriota bacterium, one region contains:
- a CDS encoding ABC transporter ATP-binding protein → MMDTLVPLSNQLSSVGYESSPRAGESVITVTDVYKSFHVGTQIIDVLKGISFTVERSDFLIVFGPSGCGKSTLLHIILGLEGPSKGSMTFLGENLYGPGIEEDVRSEFRKKHIGMVYQQSNWVKSLSVLENIAFPLFLLGWDRLAAFERAREALRMVELVDWADYHPMDLSSGQQQRIAVARALITDPEVIIADEPTGNLDYDAGEMLLKLLRSLNENGKTLIMVTHDLEYLAYAKTALSMRDGHLLGIYRGEEKANLEKELKYKRGVSIQQGAGIEEDPNVEPVVFSYGGSSGGK, encoded by the coding sequence ATGATGGATACTCTCGTTCCGCTTTCGAATCAATTGTCCTCCGTCGGGTACGAATCGTCTCCTCGGGCGGGGGAGTCCGTCATTACGGTGACAGATGTATATAAATCGTTCCATGTTGGAACGCAGATTATCGATGTCCTGAAGGGCATCAGTTTTACAGTGGAACGATCGGATTTTCTTATCGTGTTCGGACCGTCCGGATGCGGGAAGTCGACTTTGCTTCATATTATTCTCGGACTCGAGGGCCCATCGAAGGGAAGCATGACTTTTCTCGGGGAGAACTTGTATGGTCCGGGAATAGAAGAAGACGTTCGATCGGAGTTTCGGAAGAAACATATCGGCATGGTATATCAACAGTCGAATTGGGTGAAATCTCTGAGCGTCTTGGAGAATATCGCCTTCCCGCTCTTTCTGCTCGGATGGGATCGGCTGGCGGCATTTGAACGCGCTCGCGAAGCGCTTCGCATGGTGGAACTTGTCGATTGGGCGGACTATCATCCGATGGATCTTTCGAGCGGACAACAACAGCGTATCGCGGTTGCTCGGGCGCTCATTACCGACCCGGAAGTTATTATCGCCGACGAGCCGACCGGTAACCTTGACTATGATGCCGGAGAAATGCTCTTGAAACTCCTTCGATCCTTGAATGAGAATGGAAAAACTCTGATCATGGTGACGCACGACCTCGAATATCTTGCGTATGCAAAAACAGCGCTTTCTATGCGAGACGGGCATCTGCTTGGTATTTACCGTGGCGAGGAAAAGGCGAATTTGGAAAAAGAACTGAAGTATAAGCGCGGCGTAAGCATTCAGCAGGGCGCTGGCATTGAGGAGGATCCGAATGTTGAGCCGGTGGTATTCTCGTACGGAGGATCATCGGGCGGGAAGTAG
- a CDS encoding PAS domain S-box protein: MTLRKKIFFIVAYALEVVLIALYAWLGIFFLGRLIENEQRSVQGNVEWTGRVIDRDIRNMDRQLLDWSQWDDLYSFANSPTEEFVESNLPVDSLDILGVNFIVISDRDGNVLAQQGMDSRTRESTPVPDDIGDLVKPGSVLSTFDSSMAVHSGMVQLSSGLAFIATRPIMTSRGEGPSRGTIVFVKTIDDSYRYGLSNFLGYPVSFELYGSRNFPADFLSVSNSLVSSGEVQTVVGESTISGYGFVPDVFGSPLLFYKIERAIPTAFGVSKIVVILSLLGFFLVSTALIFFLLHWTILSRVNYLSRSLERAREKGVSKSGIEFSGSDEIAKLAEEINAMLHSLLQVRERGDIAEQRFQTIADTMPAFLWMIDRDRTCLYANKQTLSLIGESSKEHFTDIWQKSIHPDDEPGYRAQCLSAFENRKPLRMEYRVLFSKSNYRWVLDNSVPFSSSSGVFLGFLHTAIDITDRKELEEAEVKKRKETERLNAIMVSRELRMVELKKEISECRRLAGKQHN, translated from the coding sequence ATGACTCTTCGAAAGAAAATATTTTTTATTGTGGCATATGCTTTGGAAGTGGTGTTGATCGCGCTCTATGCATGGTTGGGTATTTTCTTCTTGGGGAGATTGATCGAAAATGAACAGCGATCCGTTCAGGGAAATGTCGAGTGGACCGGTCGCGTGATTGATCGGGATATTCGGAATATGGATCGGCAGCTTCTTGATTGGTCGCAATGGGACGATTTGTATTCGTTTGCAAATTCGCCGACGGAAGAGTTTGTCGAATCGAACCTTCCGGTTGATTCCCTCGACATTCTCGGTGTGAATTTTATCGTTATCTCCGATCGGGATGGGAATGTATTAGCACAGCAGGGAATGGATAGTCGTACTCGCGAATCGACTCCCGTTCCGGACGATATCGGAGATCTTGTAAAGCCGGGATCGGTTCTTTCAACTTTCGATTCTTCGATGGCGGTTCATTCGGGCATGGTCCAACTCTCATCGGGACTTGCGTTTATTGCAACGCGGCCCATCATGACGTCTCGCGGCGAAGGTCCCTCCCGCGGCACGATCGTCTTTGTGAAGACGATCGATGATTCGTATCGGTACGGACTTTCCAATTTTCTCGGATATCCGGTTTCGTTCGAACTGTACGGCTCGAGGAATTTCCCCGCGGACTTTCTGAGTGTTTCCAATAGTCTGGTTTCTTCGGGTGAGGTTCAAACAGTTGTCGGGGAATCGACTATTTCCGGATATGGATTTGTTCCCGATGTTTTTGGTAGCCCGCTTCTTTTCTATAAAATAGAACGTGCCATTCCGACGGCATTCGGCGTATCGAAGATAGTCGTCATTCTTTCTTTGCTCGGGTTTTTCTTGGTGTCGACGGCGCTTATTTTTTTCCTGCTTCACTGGACGATTCTTTCTCGTGTGAATTACTTGAGTCGATCTCTTGAGCGGGCACGCGAGAAGGGTGTGTCGAAATCGGGAATAGAATTTTCCGGAAGCGATGAGATTGCCAAGCTTGCTGAGGAGATCAATGCCATGCTCCACTCTCTTCTTCAGGTGCGCGAGCGGGGAGATATCGCCGAACAGAGATTCCAGACGATTGCCGATACGATGCCGGCATTTCTGTGGATGATTGATCGTGATCGGACATGTCTCTATGCGAATAAACAGACGCTTTCGCTTATCGGTGAAAGTTCCAAAGAACATTTTACTGACATATGGCAAAAGAGCATTCATCCCGATGACGAGCCGGGGTATAGGGCACAATGTCTGTCTGCTTTTGAAAATCGAAAGCCGCTTCGTATGGAATATCGCGTTTTGTTTTCAAAGAGCAACTACCGATGGGTGCTTGATAATAGTGTTCCATTTTCGAGCTCGTCGGGTGTCTTTTTGGGATTTTTGCATACAGCTATAGACATTACCGATCGGAAGGAGCTGGAAGAAGCGGAAGTAAAGAAGCGAAAAGAGACGGAGCGGCTGAACGCTATCATGGTGAGTCGGGAGCTTCGCATGGTTGAATTGAAGAAAGAGATAAGCGAGTGCCGTCGACTCGCAGGCAAACAACATAATTGA
- a CDS encoding ABC transporter permease, with protein MHFPFFGKKKFTQDVQDAAAHGVAVLETADAARRAPFFVRLWRSIVGIPEFFKSTFLRLVLFVVLLLFYIVARGIFSVYGHVRKLLRSPSPRSSEEMFAALYSKIEKLFRIERRKSIDRISLIGIAVRNMKVKKTRTAITIGGMALGIASIVFLVSLGYGVQRLVVSQVARLEEMRQMDVSPQAGGKVKIDDETLSNMREIPNVESVAPLVAVVGKVNYQGSVSDMAVYAVTSDYLRQSAIQPSSGKIFESNDLSANLPAVKTVAGISDSVNPKGFGDILEPVSVRADSTLWVRLRESPDSKARLLGYGRISRVPVSGDLVAGEPYGSTVPDSGEAYRGTDGEPFGKWISSEMPLWEKSSDCGDVSECSDGFSPAKNSSGSVRVEQGYFALVDDEVEISLMHQSDDEPDSVSGMVLGESTEAVVSPESAALSESASGSDDTSATVNNIKVSSSDGEWVELDLGDSSEGDKSVDRVALGDAAKREAVVNRAMLQVLSLSESEAIGKKFNVSFVISGSLLGGKAQKAESVESEYSIIGVIPDDKTPVFYMPFIDARTLGVVNYSQVKLTVATQESLANVRRQIEGMGYVTTSVADTVEQINNFFGTARIVLALLGMAALGVAALGMFNTLTVSLLERTREVGLMKAMGMKAFEVQELFLTESMVMSFFGGVLGLFLGFLAGKSIGVLISTVAFFRDKNLGVLDVAYIPNLFVITILIFSLAVGVLTGLYPARRATKISALNALRYE; from the coding sequence ATGCATTTCCCATTTTTTGGCAAGAAAAAATTTACTCAAGATGTGCAGGACGCCGCCGCTCATGGCGTTGCTGTTCTGGAAACCGCCGACGCTGCTCGACGCGCGCCGTTCTTCGTGCGTCTGTGGCGTTCGATAGTCGGGATTCCCGAATTTTTCAAGAGTACATTTCTCCGCTTGGTTCTCTTTGTCGTGCTGCTCCTCTTTTATATTGTGGCTCGCGGGATATTTTCAGTGTATGGACATGTTCGGAAGCTTCTTCGCTCCCCGTCTCCCCGTTCAAGCGAGGAGATGTTTGCCGCTCTCTACAGTAAAATTGAGAAACTGTTTCGTATTGAGCGGCGGAAATCCATCGATCGCATCAGTCTTATCGGTATCGCTGTCCGCAATATGAAGGTGAAGAAAACGCGGACCGCGATTACTATCGGCGGCATGGCGCTTGGTATTGCGTCAATCGTATTTCTGGTTTCGTTGGGGTATGGTGTTCAACGGCTGGTTGTCTCCCAGGTGGCGCGACTGGAAGAGATGCGACAGATGGATGTGTCGCCTCAGGCCGGCGGCAAAGTCAAGATAGACGATGAGACGCTTTCAAACATGCGTGAAATTCCGAATGTCGAATCGGTTGCGCCGCTTGTTGCCGTGGTTGGCAAAGTGAATTATCAGGGTTCGGTATCGGATATGGCGGTGTATGCGGTTACTTCGGACTATCTGCGTCAGTCGGCGATTCAGCCGTCTTCCGGAAAAATTTTTGAGAGCAATGATCTTTCCGCAAACCTTCCTGCCGTGAAAACGGTTGCTGGCATCTCCGATTCGGTGAATCCCAAGGGATTTGGAGATATTCTTGAGCCGGTTTCGGTGCGGGCGGATTCGACTCTCTGGGTTCGCTTGCGGGAATCTCCCGACTCGAAAGCGAGACTTCTCGGCTATGGTCGTATTTCCCGCGTTCCTGTTTCCGGCGATCTCGTTGCCGGGGAGCCCTACGGAAGCACGGTTCCGGATTCCGGCGAGGCGTATCGCGGTACGGACGGGGAGCCATTTGGAAAGTGGATTTCATCGGAAATGCCTCTCTGGGAAAAATCTTCCGATTGTGGTGATGTCAGTGAGTGCTCCGATGGTTTTTCTCCGGCGAAAAATTCCAGCGGATCCGTTCGAGTCGAACAGGGATATTTCGCTCTTGTGGACGACGAGGTTGAGATCTCATTGATGCATCAATCTGACGATGAGCCAGACAGTGTTTCCGGAATGGTGCTTGGTGAGAGTACTGAGGCGGTTGTTTCGCCCGAAAGCGCCGCTTTGTCTGAATCGGCGTCCGGTTCAGACGATACGTCGGCGACAGTGAATAATATCAAGGTGTCTTCATCGGACGGAGAGTGGGTTGAACTGGATCTCGGCGATTCGTCCGAAGGAGATAAATCGGTGGATCGAGTCGCACTCGGCGATGCGGCGAAACGCGAAGCGGTAGTGAATCGCGCTATGCTTCAAGTGCTTTCGCTGTCCGAGTCTGAAGCTATCGGCAAGAAATTCAATGTCTCCTTTGTGATATCCGGTTCTCTGCTTGGCGGCAAGGCTCAGAAGGCGGAGTCCGTCGAATCGGAGTATTCGATTATCGGGGTAATTCCGGATGATAAGACGCCGGTATTCTATATGCCGTTTATCGACGCGCGAACGCTTGGCGTAGTGAACTATTCCCAGGTAAAACTGACAGTTGCGACGCAGGAATCGCTTGCGAATGTGCGGCGACAGATCGAAGGTATGGGCTATGTGACAACTTCCGTTGCGGATACGGTGGAACAGATCAATAATTTTTTCGGGACGGCGAGAATTGTGCTGGCGCTTCTCGGGATGGCGGCGCTCGGCGTTGCGGCGCTTGGCATGTTTAACACGCTCACAGTCTCGCTTCTTGAACGGACGCGCGAGGTGGGACTTATGAAAGCGATGGGCATGAAGGCGTTTGAGGTTCAAGAGCTTTTCCTTACGGAATCCATGGTAATGTCTTTCTTTGGCGGCGTGCTCGGGCTTTTTTTGGGATTTTTGGCAGGAAAGTCTATCGGCGTGCTCATCTCGACGGTTGCGTTTTTCCGTGACAAAAATCTCGGTGTTCTCGATGTTGCGTACATACCGAATCTCTTTGTCATTACGATCCTTATTTTCTCGTTGGCGGTCGGCGTATTGACCGGGCTCTATCCGGCTCGGCGAGCGACAAAAATCTCGGCATTGAATGCGCTTCGATACGAATAA
- a CDS encoding PAS domain S-box protein — protein sequence MTHTMKPQNASASESVPASPEHVRDLEKKVRQLEDTEKAILNVLDDARILEGQLRDQTEELKKFRMAAEESFDPMIITDADGIILYANPAIERVTGFSRDEAIGKTPSLWGNQMEKVFYENFWKTIKEQKRKFFGEIQNKRKSGDLYFAEIGVSPLLDERENIRFFVAVQRDVTERHRYEQRLVGQAEDLKIANEALAREKEERDSVLRFLRSIGDSVIAVDLGGNFLFLNEAAEDILGVSMGDSEARSLLGRRCQEFFSLATDRHPEISIDFLEQVIAKKSPLENARGLLVRKNLEALPVAYSVTPIFSDNDRLLGCMIVLKDMTEERAMDSAKDRFLSVAAHQLRTPLSGMRWNMEMLLGGDVGDISPEVADTVKKIHANTLRMIGLINDLLNVALLDSGQDPESAEAVGIVETITSVIGELQSLAEKSGVHIDFSPTKESSRWKVESFPRRLHEICENLIHNAVKYSRPESVVTVTLEGLSDSEVSLSVSDTGIGIPKSEREKIFGKFFRASNALRWKTEGSGLGLAVVKNFVEEMGGRVSFESEEGKGTTFLVIFPLAKK from the coding sequence ATGACCCATACGATGAAACCGCAGAACGCATCGGCTTCCGAGAGTGTCCCCGCTTCTCCGGAACACGTGCGCGATCTTGAGAAAAAGGTGCGGCAGTTGGAAGATACCGAGAAAGCGATTCTCAACGTTCTTGACGATGCCCGTATCCTCGAGGGACAACTTCGGGATCAGACCGAGGAATTGAAAAAGTTCCGCATGGCAGCGGAGGAGAGTTTCGATCCCATGATTATCACCGATGCGGATGGCATAATACTGTATGCAAATCCGGCTATTGAACGCGTTACCGGATTTTCTCGCGATGAAGCTATTGGGAAGACTCCGTCTTTATGGGGGAATCAGATGGAGAAAGTGTTTTACGAGAATTTTTGGAAGACTATCAAGGAACAGAAGCGGAAATTCTTTGGAGAAATACAGAATAAGCGAAAATCGGGCGATCTCTATTTTGCGGAAATCGGCGTGTCCCCGCTTCTTGATGAACGGGAGAATATCCGTTTCTTCGTTGCGGTTCAGCGAGATGTGACCGAACGACATCGATATGAACAGCGATTGGTCGGTCAGGCCGAAGATCTGAAAATTGCCAATGAAGCGCTCGCTCGAGAGAAGGAAGAGCGCGATTCGGTTTTGCGTTTTTTGCGATCGATTGGCGATAGCGTCATAGCGGTCGATCTTGGAGGAAATTTCTTGTTTCTCAATGAGGCAGCGGAAGATATTTTGGGAGTTTCCATGGGCGATTCCGAGGCGCGCTCTCTTTTGGGAAGGCGATGTCAGGAGTTTTTTTCGCTAGCGACTGATAGACATCCGGAGATATCGATAGATTTTCTTGAGCAAGTGATCGCGAAGAAGTCTCCGCTGGAGAATGCGCGCGGTTTGCTGGTGCGGAAAAATTTGGAGGCTTTGCCGGTCGCGTATTCCGTTACCCCGATATTCTCCGACAACGATCGACTGCTCGGGTGCATGATCGTTCTCAAGGATATGACGGAGGAACGAGCTATGGATAGTGCAAAGGACCGGTTTCTTTCTGTTGCGGCGCATCAGTTGCGAACCCCGCTTTCGGGGATGCGGTGGAATATGGAGATGCTCCTGGGCGGTGATGTCGGAGATATCTCTCCGGAAGTTGCCGACACGGTGAAGAAGATACATGCGAACACGCTTCGGATGATCGGGCTTATTAACGATCTTTTGAATGTCGCACTCCTTGACTCCGGGCAGGATCCGGAATCGGCGGAAGCCGTCGGGATCGTTGAGACAATAACATCGGTGATTGGGGAGTTGCAGTCGCTTGCTGAGAAATCCGGTGTGCACATTGATTTCTCTCCGACGAAAGAATCAAGCCGGTGGAAGGTAGAGTCTTTTCCGAGGCGTCTCCATGAAATCTGTGAGAATCTCATTCACAATGCTGTCAAGTACAGCCGTCCGGAGTCTGTCGTTACGGTTACCTTGGAAGGACTTTCGGATAGTGAAGTGAGTCTTTCCGTTTCCGATACGGGGATCGGCATTCCGAAATCGGAGCGCGAGAAAATCTTCGGGAAGTTTTTCCGCGCTTCAAATGCGCTTCGTTGGAAGACGGAGGGGTCCGGTTTGGGATTGGCTGTGGTGAAGAATTTTGTCGAAGAGATGGGCGGTCGGGTTTCATTTGAGAGTGAAGAAGGAAAGGGAACGACGTTTCTCGTTATATTTCCGCTTGCGAAAAAATAA
- the typA gene encoding translational GTPase TypA, which translates to MEIRNIAIIAHVDHGKTTLTDALMRQTGMTEEGASMDSNALEQERGITIYSKNAALFYKDTKINIVDTPGHADFGSEVERVLRSIDSVLLVVDAQEGPMPQTRFVLKKSLELGLKPIVVVNKIDKPAARVEWVLDQVFELFLDLGATDEQLDFKTVYAIAKQGIAKRNMTDDSNDLSPLLDTVLEAVPAAAQDTTSPFRAQPFNLGYDNFLGRLAICRVYEGSAKVGDTVFAKKPTGEVSSGRITKIFTFRGMNREESPEVSAGDIALIAGIADVYIGDTIAHTKEADNLPSIAIDEPTITLHFLVNDSPFAGREGKFVTREQLRERLRRELEINVGLKIDFDSSENFVVSGRGELHIAILLETMRREGYECQVSQPKVIMKEIDGKKCEPFEEVTVDVPTEYSGAVIERMGKRKGIMADMKQGQGNDSRLLFEIPTRGLLGYRGQFTVDTKGEGILSSRFLEFRPHVGDIEHRSVGSMISMATGKALGFSLWNLQERGTLYIGAGTDVYEGQVIGNASKGDDMSVNPTKGKQLTNMRASGSDDAIQLTPAWTLSIERGLEVMASDEYLEITPESVRLRKQYLTENDRVKAGRKGK; encoded by the coding sequence ATGGAAATCCGGAATATCGCTATTATCGCGCACGTCGATCATGGGAAGACCACCTTGACCGACGCGTTGATGCGCCAGACGGGCATGACAGAAGAGGGGGCAAGCATGGATTCCAATGCGCTCGAGCAAGAGCGCGGCATCACGATTTATTCCAAGAACGCGGCGCTTTTCTACAAGGATACGAAAATCAATATTGTTGATACGCCGGGACATGCCGACTTTGGAAGCGAGGTGGAGCGAGTGCTCCGATCGATCGACTCGGTATTGCTCGTCGTCGATGCGCAGGAGGGCCCGATGCCGCAGACGCGATTTGTGCTCAAGAAGTCGCTCGAACTGGGGCTCAAGCCGATTGTGGTGGTAAATAAGATAGACAAGCCGGCGGCGCGCGTGGAGTGGGTGCTTGATCAGGTGTTCGAACTCTTTCTTGATCTCGGGGCGACGGACGAACAGCTTGATTTCAAGACCGTCTATGCGATTGCGAAGCAGGGAATTGCGAAGCGAAACATGACGGACGATTCAAATGATCTCTCGCCGCTTCTCGATACGGTGCTTGAGGCGGTGCCGGCCGCAGCGCAAGATACGACATCTCCTTTCCGCGCCCAGCCTTTCAATCTCGGGTACGATAATTTCTTGGGACGTCTTGCTATTTGTCGCGTCTATGAGGGTTCGGCAAAGGTGGGCGATACGGTATTCGCGAAGAAGCCGACCGGCGAAGTATCTTCGGGGCGAATTACCAAAATATTCACCTTTCGCGGTATGAATCGCGAGGAGTCGCCGGAGGTATCTGCGGGAGACATTGCGCTTATTGCCGGTATTGCCGATGTATATATCGGTGACACGATAGCGCACACCAAAGAAGCGGACAATCTTCCGTCGATCGCGATTGACGAGCCGACGATCACCCTGCATTTTCTGGTGAATGATTCGCCGTTTGCCGGACGTGAAGGAAAGTTTGTAACACGCGAGCAGCTTCGCGAGCGTTTGCGCCGCGAGCTTGAGATAAATGTGGGGCTCAAAATAGATTTTGATTCGAGTGAGAACTTTGTTGTCTCGGGACGTGGCGAACTCCACATTGCCATTCTTCTTGAAACGATGCGTCGAGAAGGCTATGAGTGCCAGGTTTCTCAGCCGAAAGTCATCATGAAGGAAATTGACGGCAAGAAATGCGAGCCATTTGAAGAAGTGACGGTGGATGTGCCGACGGAATATTCGGGCGCGGTGATCGAGCGAATGGGGAAGCGCAAGGGTATTATGGCGGATATGAAACAGGGTCAGGGCAATGATTCGAGGCTTCTTTTTGAGATTCCGACGCGCGGACTTCTGGGGTATCGAGGGCAATTCACCGTGGATACAAAGGGCGAGGGCATTCTCTCGTCGCGGTTCTTGGAATTTCGTCCGCATGTGGGCGATATCGAGCACCGGAGCGTCGGCTCGATGATCTCTATGGCAACCGGAAAGGCGCTCGGTTTCTCGCTCTGGAATCTGCAGGAACGCGGCACGCTCTATATTGGCGCCGGCACGGATGTATATGAGGGGCAGGTAATCGGCAATGCCTCGAAGGGCGATGACATGAGTGTCAACCCAACCAAGGGCAAGCAGCTTACCAATATGCGTGCCTCGGGCTCGGACGATGCGATCCAGCTCACGCCGGCATGGACGCTTTCGATCGAGCGCGGGCTCGAAGTGATGGCAAGCGACGAGTATCTCGAAATCACTCCGGAAAGTGTCCGACTTCGCAAACAATACCTTACCGAGAATGACCGTGTGAAAGCGGGGAGGAAAGGCAAGTAA
- a CDS encoding response regulator, protein MATKDIKSSDKSNSILIVEDDEFISDVYMKKLALEGFEMDLAKDGEEALRKIRDRKPDIVLLDIMIPLKDGFQVLTELHADAALSDIRVVVMSNLSQGKDIARAKELGALDYIVKSNVSLPDMVQRIRKALTSS, encoded by the coding sequence ATGGCAACTAAAGACATAAAATCATCGGACAAATCAAATTCCATTCTTATTGTTGAAGACGATGAATTTATATCGGATGTTTACATGAAGAAGTTGGCTTTGGAGGGGTTCGAGATGGATCTTGCGAAGGATGGCGAGGAGGCGCTTCGGAAGATCCGCGATCGGAAGCCGGATATCGTACTTCTTGATATTATGATTCCGCTCAAAGACGGTTTTCAGGTGCTGACAGAGCTACACGCTGATGCGGCGTTGTCGGATATCCGCGTGGTAGTAATGTCGAATCTGAGCCAGGGAAAGGATATTGCCCGTGCCAAAGAGTTGGGCGCGCTTGATTATATCGTGAAATCGAATGTCTCGCTTCCCGATATGGTGCAGCGCATTCGAAAAGCACTCACCTCTTCGTAG